The Setaria viridis chromosome 6, Setaria_viridis_v4.0, whole genome shotgun sequence genome contains a region encoding:
- the LOC117859677 gene encoding GCN5-related N-acetyltransferase 7, chloroplastic, which translates to MATASRLLAPAPPPAAPPRCVRSNRVAVPRLRCRASAAASPAAGAALLERDGTPVAVREFVTLDELHAAVRLRIRTFYEYAVESVGAEDQRKALADREFEALQDRISGKMINFRRVSCINGTLPLSPSLMTAEELCSMCKFVEDGEERVVVGSLDLNQCLWLPDELTGMRPGVNEDSQTRAYLSNVCVAKELQKKGLGYALVDKSKKLAREWGITDLYVHVAINNIAGQKLYKKSGFVYEGEEPAWKARFLGRPRRLLLWLDMNKEPL; encoded by the exons ATGGCGACGGCGTCGCGGCTGCTCGCGCCAGCGCCTCCTCCGGCCGCCCCGCCACGCTGCGTCCGGAGCAACCGCGTCGCCGTCcctcgcctccggtgccgagcctccgccgccgcctcgcccgccgctggcgccgcgcTGCTGGAGCGCGACGGCACCCCGGTGGCCGTGCGGGAGTTCGTCACGCTCGACGAGCTCCACGCCGCCGTGCGCCTCCGCATCCGCACTTTCTACGAGTATGCCGTCGAATCGGTCGGAGCCGAG GATCAAAGAAAGGCCCTTGCAGACAGGGAGTTTGAAGCGTTGCAGGATAGAATTTCTGGGAAAATGATCAATTTTCGAAGAGTTTCTTGTATAAATGGGACTTTACCACTGTCCCCATCCTTAATGACAGCTGAGGAACTTTGTTCTATGTGTAAG TTTGTGGAGGATGGAGAAGAGAGAGTAGTAGTTGGTAGTTTGGACCTTAATCAGTGTCTTTGGCTACCAGATGAATTAACTGGAATGAGGCCTGGG GTAAACGAGGACAGCCAGACAAGAGCATATCTAAGTAATGTTTGTGTTGCCAAGGAGCTTCAAAAGAAGGGTTTAGGTTATGCATTGGTCGACAAGTCCAAGAAACTAGCTCGTGAATGGG GCATAACAGATCTGTATGTCCATGTTGCCATAAACAATATAGCAGGGCAAAAGCTGTACAAAAAGAGTGGATTTGTTTATGAAGGCGAAGAACCTGCATGGAAGGCTAGGTTTCTGGGGCGGCCTCGAAGGCTGCTGCTTTGGCTTGATATGAACAAAGAGCCTTTGTGA